Proteins from a genomic interval of Candidatus Binataceae bacterium:
- a CDS encoding amidohydrolase family protein — MKSLAIDIHAHALIEEVEKLVRGQAGWRREVQMAARVTGAASLERNRQLMANDWQPALTSVEKRIAAMDRMTVDIQTVSVVPSQYHYWADRDLAERIVATANQEIAKICAQRPDRLVGLGIVALQHPDLAVAQLQGAVGELGLKGVMVSTAVNGAELADPRNLPFWSKAEELGALVFIHPMGCSLGERLTPFYFSNLIGNPAETTVALAHLVFSGVFDRCPRLKVCAAHGGGYFPFYSARFDHGWRVRPEAHSCRLAPSEYLKRIWFDSLVYTPEQLGFLIKQAGPSQIVLGTDFPFDMGMDDPVARLDLITALSGADRAAICGRNAAKLLGI, encoded by the coding sequence ATGAAGTCGCTGGCCATCGACATCCACGCGCACGCCCTTATCGAGGAGGTGGAGAAGCTCGTACGCGGACAGGCCGGATGGCGCCGCGAGGTCCAAATGGCGGCGCGGGTTACCGGCGCTGCCTCGCTGGAACGCAATCGGCAACTGATGGCCAACGATTGGCAGCCCGCCCTCACCAGCGTCGAAAAGCGGATCGCCGCGATGGACCGGATGACAGTCGACATCCAGACCGTGAGCGTGGTGCCCTCCCAATATCACTACTGGGCCGATCGCGATCTCGCGGAGAGGATCGTAGCGACGGCCAATCAAGAGATCGCCAAGATTTGTGCGCAGCGTCCTGACCGTCTGGTGGGACTCGGGATTGTCGCACTGCAGCACCCCGATCTGGCGGTGGCGCAGTTGCAAGGCGCGGTGGGGGAGTTGGGTTTGAAGGGCGTGATGGTTTCGACCGCGGTGAACGGTGCCGAGCTTGCCGACCCGCGCAATCTCCCGTTTTGGAGCAAGGCGGAGGAGCTGGGCGCGTTGGTATTCATCCATCCGATGGGGTGCTCGCTGGGCGAGAGGCTCACCCCTTTCTATTTCTCCAACTTGATTGGCAATCCCGCCGAAACCACGGTTGCGCTGGCGCACCTGGTTTTTTCCGGGGTTTTCGATCGCTGTCCGCGGCTTAAGGTCTGTGCGGCCCACGGCGGCGGATACTTTCCTTTCTATAGTGCGCGGTTCGATCACGGATGGCGGGTCCGGCCCGAAGCGCACTCCTGCCGGCTCGCACCGAGCGAGTATCTGAAGCGCATCTGGTTCGATTCTCTGGTCTACACGCCCGAGCAGCTCGGCTTCTTAATCAAGCAGGCAGGCCCAAGCCAGATCGTCCTGGGAACTGACTTCCCCTTCGATATGGGCATGGACGACCCGGTCGCGCGGCTCGATCTGATAACGGCGCTCAGCGGCGCCGACCGCGCTGCCATCTGCGGGCGCAACGCAGCGAAGTTGTTGGGAATCTAG